The Desulfohalovibrio reitneri genome contains a region encoding:
- a CDS encoding phosphoglycerate kinase, which produces MLFIDEMDIAGKKLLIRVDYNVPIKGGVIQDDNRIVQSLDTLRHALKQGAALILCSHMGKPKGKAVPELSLKPVAGHLGDLLNTEVLMAPDCVGDEVADMASKLQPGRILLLENLRFHEGETANAPGFSKALASLAEVYVDDAFGTAHRAHASNVGVTQFMDRCCGGLLLKKEWQYLGEALQNPEHPYVAVSGGAKVSTKLEVLQNLLDTVDELIIGGAMSNTFFLAQGYETGSSLVERDLVDAAKGILERAEAKGVKVHLPVDVVLGESVEDENPGEAVDASAIPDGKMALDIGPKTIEKFQSVLGKAKTVMWNGPMGVFENPAFAKGSLALAEAMAKLEGATTVVGGGDTDVVVHKAGLADRFSFISTGGGSFLEFLEGKELPAFKALRECSQ; this is translated from the coding sequence ATGCTCTTCATCGACGAAATGGACATCGCGGGCAAGAAGCTGCTCATACGGGTGGATTACAACGTTCCCATCAAGGGCGGCGTCATTCAGGACGACAACCGGATTGTGCAAAGCCTTGACACCCTCCGACACGCCCTGAAGCAGGGTGCCGCCCTGATTCTTTGTTCCCATATGGGCAAGCCCAAGGGAAAGGCGGTGCCGGAGCTTTCCCTCAAACCAGTGGCCGGACATCTCGGCGACCTGTTGAACACGGAAGTGCTCATGGCCCCCGACTGCGTGGGGGACGAAGTGGCCGACATGGCGTCCAAACTGCAGCCCGGCCGTATCCTTTTGTTGGAGAATTTGCGTTTCCATGAGGGCGAAACGGCCAATGCCCCCGGATTTTCCAAAGCCCTCGCCTCCCTTGCCGAGGTTTATGTGGACGACGCGTTTGGAACGGCCCACAGGGCCCACGCCTCCAACGTGGGCGTGACCCAGTTCATGGACCGATGCTGCGGAGGGTTGCTGCTGAAGAAGGAGTGGCAATACCTGGGAGAAGCCCTGCAGAACCCCGAGCATCCGTATGTAGCCGTGTCCGGCGGAGCCAAGGTTTCCACTAAGCTGGAGGTGCTGCAAAACCTTCTGGACACGGTGGATGAACTGATCATCGGCGGAGCCATGTCCAATACTTTCTTCTTGGCTCAGGGATATGAAACCGGTTCCTCTCTGGTGGAGCGTGACTTGGTGGACGCGGCCAAAGGCATTCTGGAGCGGGCCGAGGCCAAGGGCGTGAAGGTCCATCTGCCCGTGGACGTTGTTCTGGGCGAATCGGTCGAGGACGAGAATCCCGGCGAAGCTGTGGATGCTTCTGCCATTCCGGACGGCAAAATGGCCCTGGACATAGGTCCGAAAACCATTGAAAAGTTCCAGTCCGTGCTCGGCAAAGCAAAGACTGTCATGTGGAACGGCCCCATGGGCGTTTTCGAAAACCCCGCCTTCGCCAAGGGCTCCCTGGCTCTGGCCGAGGCAATGGCCAAGCTGGAGGGCGCCACCACCGTGGTGGGCGGAGGCGATACCGACGTGGTGGTGCACAAGGC
- the rimI gene encoding ribosomal protein S18-alanine N-acetyltransferase — protein sequence MNTDKTRRRDYRIERMREEDAPRLAELERGCFSHPWTEEQLALGLREGVLHVYGLLDRLENLVGYASFYAVAGEGELINIAVREEHRGGGLGRHLLGGMLQTAKEMGIQSMLLEVRESNAPAVGLYSSFGFSRVGRRKGYYPDTGEDALLMRLTINS from the coding sequence ATGAACACGGACAAGACAAGACGTCGGGACTATCGAATCGAGCGCATGCGGGAAGAAGACGCCCCGCGTCTGGCCGAACTCGAACGCGGCTGCTTCAGCCATCCCTGGACCGAGGAACAGCTCGCCCTGGGGTTGCGGGAGGGGGTGCTGCACGTCTACGGTCTGTTGGACCGCTTGGAAAATCTAGTGGGATATGCTTCGTTTTATGCCGTAGCGGGAGAAGGGGAGTTGATCAACATCGCCGTGCGCGAAGAGCACAGGGGCGGTGGCCTGGGCCGCCATCTGCTGGGTGGGATGTTGCAAACGGCGAAGGAAATGGGCATACAATCAATGTTGCTGGAGGTTCGGGAGAGCAACGCGCCAGCGGTGGGGCTGTACAGTTCCTTCGGATTCTCCCGGGTGGGGCGGAGAAAGGGATATTACCCCGACACGGGGGAAGACGCGTTGCTCATGCGGCTTACCATCAATTCTTAA
- a CDS encoding NUDIX hydrolase has translation MRDEPPDAASGPLSPDDEFIDVVDENNAPLAVLSLREAHRQTLYHRSVLVLVYNSRGKVFLQKRSLGKDRYPGRWDISATGHVRSEESLHDAAVRELYEELGISVSSLRRVGEVEAGPETGYEFVTLFSAGVVSTVLTPNPDEVLDGYFFDDSELSCLVEQFRELLTPGLVHFWEKGLIFGKAAEA, from the coding sequence ATGCGAGACGAACCTCCAGACGCCGCCTCCGGGCCACTATCCCCTGACGATGAATTCATCGACGTTGTGGACGAGAACAACGCCCCCCTGGCTGTTCTGTCCCTGCGCGAGGCGCACCGGCAGACGCTTTACCACCGTTCGGTGCTCGTCCTTGTCTACAATTCACGGGGCAAGGTATTCCTGCAGAAACGTTCCCTGGGCAAGGATCGCTACCCGGGCAGATGGGACATTTCCGCCACCGGACATGTGCGCTCCGAGGAGTCGCTGCACGACGCCGCCGTGCGTGAATTGTACGAAGAACTCGGCATCAGCGTTTCCTCCCTCAGGCGAGTGGGCGAGGTCGAGGCCGGACCGGAAACGGGTTACGAATTCGTGACCCTGTTCTCCGCCGGCGTGGTCTCCACCGTTCTTACGCCAAATCCCGATGAAGTCCTGGACGGCTACTTCTTCGACGACAGCGAATTAAGCTGCCTGGTGGAGCAATTCAGGGAGTTGCTCACACCTGGGTTGGTCCATTTCTGGGAAAAGGGGCTCATTTTCGGGAAGGCCGCCGAGGCTTAG
- a CDS encoding inositol monophosphatase family protein: MVDSAAILLGMIDLAEGAGEIIRHDWDRTKDVRHKGRIDLVTETDVRVEEYLKKGLAGLLPEADFLAEETAPDADASKLTWVIDPVDGTTNFAHGFPFVATSIALWREGRVELGVIHAPMLGEIFSASRGGGAFLNGRPIGVTDNQTLQESVVATGFPYAIEEYVDQITAHLRRLLVIVQGVRRPGSAAIDLAYLAAGRYDGFYEYALNPWDTAAGWLLVEEAGGRVSTFREETPYAFGSKEILATNGRIHRELSELLLLDA; the protein is encoded by the coding sequence ATGGTCGATTCCGCCGCCATTCTCCTTGGCATGATCGACCTGGCCGAAGGGGCCGGGGAGATCATACGCCACGACTGGGACCGGACCAAAGACGTGCGCCACAAGGGCCGCATCGATTTGGTTACGGAAACCGACGTGCGGGTGGAGGAGTATCTCAAGAAAGGGTTGGCCGGGCTGCTGCCAGAGGCTGACTTTCTTGCCGAGGAGACCGCCCCGGATGCCGACGCCTCGAAGCTGACCTGGGTTATCGACCCGGTGGATGGCACGACCAACTTCGCCCACGGCTTTCCGTTCGTGGCCACCTCCATCGCCCTGTGGCGAGAGGGGAGGGTGGAGCTCGGCGTTATCCACGCACCCATGCTTGGCGAGATATTCTCCGCGTCCCGAGGTGGTGGGGCGTTCCTCAACGGCCGCCCCATCGGCGTTACGGATAATCAGACTCTGCAGGAGAGCGTGGTGGCCACCGGTTTTCCTTATGCGATCGAAGAATACGTGGACCAAATCACGGCTCATCTCCGGCGGCTGCTCGTCATCGTCCAGGGAGTGCGTCGTCCCGGCTCCGCGGCCATAGACTTGGCCTATCTCGCGGCCGGAAGGTACGACGGCTTCTACGAATACGCCCTCAACCCATGGGATACGGCCGCTGGATGGCTGCTGGTGGAAGAGGCAGGCGGGCGCGTTTCAACTTTCCGGGAGGAGACACCGTACGCTTTCGGCAGTAAGGAAATCCTGGCCACCAACGGGCGAATACACAGGGAATTGAGCGAATTGCTCCTCCTGGACGCCTAA
- a CDS encoding rod shape-determining protein, with translation MFNRLFGFLGKNLAMDLGTANTLLFTGKDGIVLNEPSVVALDNREGKIIAVGKEAKEYMGRTPERIRAVRPLKDGVIADFEVTKAMISFFIRKVIHGLNIIKPKIVICVPTGITQVEKRAVIESAQQAGAREVKLVEEPMAAAIGAGLPIEEPIGNMVVDIGGGTTEVAVISLSAIAYAESVRVAGDELNESIQRYLQDQFQLLIGENMAEKIKMAIGSAYPLDEQLTMEVPGKNVVNGTPTSVTIKDGQIREAIHEPVTTIVRATRTALEKTPAELVGDIARNGLLLAGGGALLKGLDKLIAKETQLHVVIDEDPLTTVVRGTGRTMSSEDKFKGVFIN, from the coding sequence ATGTTCAACCGTCTGTTCGGCTTTCTCGGCAAGAATCTGGCCATGGACCTCGGCACGGCCAACACCCTGCTGTTCACCGGCAAGGACGGTATCGTGCTCAACGAGCCCAGCGTAGTGGCCCTGGACAACCGCGAGGGCAAGATTATCGCCGTGGGCAAGGAAGCCAAGGAGTATATGGGCCGCACTCCCGAGCGCATCCGCGCCGTGCGTCCCCTCAAGGACGGCGTCATCGCCGACTTCGAGGTGACGAAGGCCATGATCTCCTTCTTCATTCGCAAGGTCATCCACGGGCTGAACATCATAAAGCCCAAGATCGTGATTTGCGTGCCCACTGGAATCACCCAGGTGGAGAAGCGGGCGGTCATCGAGTCCGCCCAACAGGCGGGCGCGCGCGAGGTGAAACTGGTGGAGGAGCCGATGGCCGCGGCCATCGGCGCGGGACTGCCCATCGAGGAGCCCATCGGCAACATGGTGGTGGACATAGGCGGCGGCACAACCGAGGTGGCGGTCATCTCGCTCTCGGCCATCGCCTATGCCGAGTCCGTCCGTGTAGCGGGCGACGAGCTCAACGAATCCATCCAGCGCTATCTCCAGGACCAGTTTCAACTTCTCATCGGCGAAAACATGGCCGAAAAAATCAAGATGGCCATAGGCTCCGCTTATCCCTTGGACGAGCAACTGACCATGGAGGTTCCGGGCAAGAACGTGGTCAACGGTACGCCCACATCAGTGACCATCAAAGACGGGCAGATCCGCGAGGCCATCCACGAGCCAGTGACCACCATCGTCCGGGCTACCCGGACCGCCTTGGAGAAAACCCCGGCCGAACTGGTGGGCGACATTGCCCGCAACGGCCTGTTGCTTGCTGGCGGCGGGGCGCTGCTCAAGGGACTGGACAAGCTCATCGCCAAAGAGACCCAGTTGCACGTGGTCATCGACGAGGACCCCTTGACCACCGTCGTGCGCGGAACGGGGCGCACCATGTCCAGCGAGGATAAGTTCAAGGGCGTCTTCATCAACTAG
- a CDS encoding GAF domain-containing protein has product MPVQDTCQHLLGIICNVFDAHSAVLFLPEGKEEFGLQAFFSLSDRVRCGARIAPGQGLAGWIIRNRKPLLINNFDQKRGVLGYYEPGEEASIRAFMGCPLDNGEGALCLDSKRTYSFSDKDQKILHQFAQLISGFNRDICRMQSDFEQHRYYRALETIFALREKHLRWSSFLESLLGILAETTGMGCCFLAVRDDTGSGYFLEGATCDPFQGNVERNAFSMNSGTIGWVFKHNSPVFAGGREKASKTALFGKEVATAPFNSLTCLPLLVHKKTRGVLVLADERPRCVDDGLRTFLEMAASNVSLFLENLYLKNRLTSG; this is encoded by the coding sequence ATGCCTGTTCAGGATACCTGCCAGCACCTGCTTGGCATCATTTGCAATGTTTTCGACGCCCACTCGGCGGTCCTCTTTCTCCCGGAGGGAAAAGAGGAGTTCGGACTGCAGGCCTTCTTCAGCCTTTCCGACCGCGTGCGCTGCGGCGCCCGCATTGCCCCGGGGCAGGGATTGGCCGGCTGGATTATTCGCAATCGAAAACCGCTTCTCATCAACAACTTCGATCAGAAACGCGGCGTGCTCGGCTATTACGAGCCTGGCGAAGAAGCCAGCATCAGGGCCTTCATGGGTTGCCCGCTGGATAACGGGGAGGGCGCCTTGTGCCTGGACAGCAAGCGCACCTATTCCTTCAGCGACAAGGACCAGAAGATCCTCCACCAGTTCGCCCAGCTCATCTCCGGCTTCAACCGCGACATCTGCCGCATGCAATCGGATTTTGAGCAGCACAGGTACTACCGGGCCCTGGAAACCATTTTCGCCCTTCGCGAGAAGCATCTTCGCTGGTCCTCCTTCCTGGAGTCCCTGCTAGGTATTCTCGCGGAGACAACAGGCATGGGGTGCTGCTTTCTGGCGGTTCGAGACGATACGGGCAGCGGCTACTTCCTGGAGGGGGCCACCTGCGACCCGTTCCAGGGCAACGTGGAGCGCAACGCCTTTTCCATGAATTCTGGAACAATCGGCTGGGTATTCAAGCACAATTCCCCTGTATTCGCAGGCGGCAGGGAAAAAGCGTCCAAGACCGCGTTATTCGGTAAGGAGGTCGCCACCGCGCCGTTTAACAGTCTCACCTGCCTGCCTCTGCTGGTGCACAAAAAAACCCGCGGGGTGCTGGTGCTGGCGGACGAGCGGCCGCGCTGCGTTGACGACGGCCTGAGGACCTTTTTGGAAATGGCGGCTTCGAATGTTTCGCTTTTCCTTGAAAACCTGTATCTTAAAAATCGTTTGACCTCCGGTTGA
- the gcvT gene encoding glycine cleavage system aminomethyltransferase GcvT, with translation MAALKRTPLATWHTENGARMVDFAGWEMPVQYEGIIKEHNHTRSQASLFDISHMGEFLVSGSGSLDALDNVVTQNLSTLGVGKCRYGFMLNERGGVIDDLILYRLEDQEFMLVVNGAREDIDYTWISRHLPEGVQLKNVSGETAKIDLQGPRALEALEAGLGGSWGFLKYFNFTKAEFEGSSMLVSRTGYTGELGYELYLPWNLAPALWERLAAVDFVKPAGLGARDTLRLELGYPLYGQDIDEEHTPIEAGFGFLMNKEADFIGKKGLDTVKEKLVPLTIEGRRSARTGDEVRKASGAPVGHVTSGAFSPSLGHAIALAYVEASQADNAAFAVATARTELDAKRTELPFYKEGTARTKTG, from the coding sequence ATGGCCGCCTTGAAACGCACTCCGCTGGCCACCTGGCACACTGAAAACGGTGCCAGGATGGTCGATTTCGCGGGCTGGGAAATGCCCGTGCAGTATGAAGGCATAATCAAGGAGCACAACCATACCCGCTCCCAGGCCTCCCTGTTCGACATCAGCCATATGGGTGAGTTCCTGGTTTCCGGTTCCGGTAGCCTGGACGCCCTGGACAACGTCGTCACCCAGAATCTCTCCACCCTGGGCGTGGGCAAGTGCCGATACGGCTTCATGCTCAACGAACGAGGCGGCGTCATCGACGACCTCATCCTCTACCGCCTGGAGGACCAGGAGTTTATGCTGGTGGTCAACGGGGCCCGGGAAGACATCGATTACACCTGGATTTCCAGACACCTGCCCGAAGGGGTGCAGTTAAAGAACGTTTCCGGCGAAACCGCCAAGATCGACTTGCAGGGCCCCCGCGCACTTGAAGCCCTTGAGGCCGGCCTGGGTGGTTCCTGGGGATTCCTGAAGTATTTCAACTTCACCAAGGCGGAGTTCGAGGGATCTTCCATGCTTGTCTCCCGCACCGGCTATACAGGGGAACTGGGCTACGAGTTGTACCTCCCCTGGAATCTGGCCCCGGCACTTTGGGAGCGGTTGGCCGCTGTGGATTTTGTTAAGCCGGCCGGGCTCGGAGCTCGGGACACACTCCGCCTGGAGTTGGGATATCCCCTGTACGGCCAGGACATTGACGAAGAGCACACACCCATCGAGGCCGGGTTCGGATTCCTCATGAACAAGGAGGCCGACTTCATTGGCAAGAAGGGGTTGGATACGGTCAAGGAAAAACTGGTCCCTCTGACTATCGAGGGGCGGCGCAGCGCCAGGACCGGTGATGAGGTCCGTAAAGCCAGCGGAGCGCCTGTGGGGCACGTCACTTCCGGCGCGTTTTCCCCCAGCCTGGGCCACGCCATCGCCCTGGCCTACGTGGAGGCCTCCCAGGCTGACAACGCCGCCTTCGCGGTGGCCACGGCCCGCACAGAACTTGACGCCAAGCGCACCGAACTGCCCTTCTACAAGGAGGGCACGGCCAGAACCAAGACGGGGTAA
- a CDS encoding RsmE family RNA methyltransferase, producing the protein MPPRFHLPPEHWRDPYVLPDSEARHLTKALRLGPGDVVELFDGHGRQGRFSVSKVSKNEVSLDLIGVETVPRPPLRTTLACGWTKSSRRGWLLEKAVELRADRVVFWQGRRSQGPVPPGPKATWLDKAVAAAKQCGNPWLPRIETLSGGSAEAAGLAGEADQSFVLWEEAKQKDLFDPLPQPGSLLLVVGPEGGLDQEEAQTFMDSGLLPVSLGPSVLRFETAAILALGMGHMACAKLETTMTAAPAADTRELQKDQG; encoded by the coding sequence ATGCCGCCGCGTTTCCATCTTCCGCCCGAGCACTGGCGGGATCCATATGTCCTGCCGGATTCCGAGGCGCGGCACCTGACCAAGGCGCTGCGCCTCGGGCCGGGCGACGTGGTCGAACTGTTCGACGGCCATGGCCGCCAAGGCCGTTTTTCAGTTTCCAAGGTGAGTAAAAACGAGGTTTCCCTCGACCTCATCGGAGTGGAGACCGTCCCCCGGCCGCCGCTGCGCACCACCCTGGCCTGCGGCTGGACCAAATCCTCGCGCCGCGGATGGCTGCTGGAAAAGGCGGTGGAATTACGCGCGGACCGGGTGGTTTTCTGGCAGGGACGGCGCAGCCAGGGACCAGTTCCTCCCGGTCCCAAGGCCACGTGGCTGGACAAGGCCGTGGCTGCGGCCAAACAATGCGGCAATCCGTGGCTCCCCCGAATCGAGACACTCTCCGGAGGCTCCGCCGAGGCCGCTGGATTGGCTGGCGAAGCCGATCAGAGCTTTGTGTTGTGGGAAGAAGCCAAACAAAAAGACCTGTTTGATCCCCTTCCCCAGCCCGGAAGCCTTCTTCTGGTGGTGGGTCCCGAGGGCGGACTGGATCAAGAGGAGGCGCAGACCTTCATGGACTCTGGGCTACTGCCCGTCAGCCTTGGACCGAGCGTCCTGCGTTTCGAGACTGCCGCGATCCTGGCTCTGGGAATGGGGCACATGGCCTGCGCCAAGCTGGAAACGACCATGACCGCCGCCCCTGCGGCGGACACCCGAGAGCTGCAAAAGGACCAGGGATGA
- a CDS encoding replication-associated recombination protein A, with the protein MKIELERNAPLPERIRPASLEEFIGQRHLRDRIQALSTAKDLPSLLFFGPPGSGKSTLALLLARKTGKPFKRLSAPETGLSALRKEIKGVGVLILDELHRYSKAQQDFFLPLLETGELTLIATTTENPSFSVTRQLLSRLHVLKLRALDQDELREVAARGADELGMELPGDSLAYLAAMSGGDARTLLNLVEYVARLPEEKRGAKALETTLPEMVVRGDRGGDSHYELASAMIKSIRGSDPDAALYYLGCMLESGEDPRFITRRLILSASEDVGLADPNALPMAVSCQQAVEFVGMPEGFIPLAETVVYLALAPKSNSTYAAYRLVQQQIRSEGPRPVPLHLRNASTKLQKDWGYGRGYKYPHAYPEGWVDQEYLPQELTGRTFYQPKEQGLEPKINAWYNAIRKKRERRGGERPAKDKDRKS; encoded by the coding sequence ATGAAAATCGAACTGGAACGCAACGCGCCTCTTCCCGAACGCATTCGCCCGGCCAGCCTCGAAGAGTTCATCGGGCAGCGTCATTTGCGCGACCGCATCCAGGCCCTTTCCACGGCCAAAGACCTTCCATCCCTGCTCTTCTTCGGCCCGCCGGGGTCTGGAAAGTCCACCCTGGCACTACTTCTGGCCCGCAAGACCGGCAAGCCGTTCAAGCGCCTTTCAGCGCCCGAGACCGGACTGTCCGCCCTGCGCAAGGAGATCAAAGGCGTCGGGGTGCTCATCCTGGACGAATTGCACCGTTATTCCAAAGCGCAGCAGGACTTCTTCCTTCCCTTGCTTGAAACCGGGGAACTGACGCTGATTGCCACAACCACGGAAAACCCTTCGTTTTCCGTGACCCGGCAGTTGCTGTCCCGGTTGCACGTGCTCAAACTCCGCGCGCTGGATCAGGATGAACTACGGGAAGTCGCCGCCCGGGGCGCGGACGAGTTGGGGATGGAGCTTCCCGGCGACTCGCTCGCCTACTTGGCGGCCATGTCCGGCGGAGACGCCCGGACACTTCTCAACCTGGTGGAGTACGTGGCCCGGTTGCCGGAGGAAAAGCGCGGAGCCAAGGCTCTGGAAACCACCCTGCCGGAGATGGTGGTACGCGGGGATCGTGGCGGCGACAGCCATTACGAACTGGCCTCGGCCATGATCAAATCCATCCGCGGCTCCGATCCGGACGCCGCCCTCTACTACCTGGGCTGTATGCTGGAATCGGGCGAAGATCCCCGCTTCATCACCCGCCGCCTTATTCTTTCCGCCTCGGAGGACGTGGGACTGGCCGACCCCAACGCATTACCCATGGCGGTCAGCTGCCAGCAAGCCGTGGAATTCGTGGGCATGCCCGAAGGGTTCATCCCCTTGGCCGAGACAGTGGTCTACCTCGCCCTAGCGCCCAAGAGCAATTCGACGTATGCCGCCTACAGGCTGGTGCAGCAGCAGATTCGCTCGGAAGGCCCCAGACCGGTCCCACTGCATTTGCGCAACGCGTCCACCAAGCTGCAGAAGGACTGGGGATACGGCCGGGGCTACAAGTATCCCCACGCCTATCCCGAAGGATGGGTGGACCAGGAGTACTTGCCCCAGGAACTGACCGGCAGGACTTTCTACCAGCCCAAGGAACAAGGCTTGGAGCCAAAAATCAACGCCTGGTACAACGCCATTCGCAAAAAACGCGAACGTCGTGGTGGGGAACGTCCCGCAAAAGACAAGGATCGCAAGTCCTGA
- a CDS encoding exopolyphosphatase, giving the protein MRLLTRSDFDGLVCAVLLKEAGIMDEWRFVHPKDVQDGSVEVTANDILANVPYAPGCGMWFDHHSSERERLRRDLQFVGASRDEPSCARVIWDYYGGHETFPHRFEDMMYWVDRCDSGDLAREHIASPTGWVLLNFITDPRTGLGRFHDYRVSNYDLMMSLVDWCRSMDIGEILAQPDVAERTKRYFSQEKRHQAMLLENSRREGNLVITDLRDVETIYSGNRFAVYALFPECTVSMQAMWGRGRQNVVFTAGHSIIAPGCGADIGRIMQGFGGGGHRQVGTCQVAAEEAERVKGELIRELSGCA; this is encoded by the coding sequence ATGCGGCTGCTCACCCGTTCCGACTTCGACGGACTGGTCTGCGCGGTTTTGCTCAAGGAAGCGGGGATCATGGACGAGTGGCGTTTCGTCCATCCCAAGGACGTGCAGGACGGAAGCGTTGAGGTCACGGCCAACGATATCCTGGCCAACGTGCCCTACGCGCCGGGGTGCGGCATGTGGTTCGACCACCACTCCAGCGAACGGGAGCGATTGCGCCGCGATCTCCAATTCGTCGGAGCCAGCCGCGACGAGCCGAGCTGCGCCCGGGTCATCTGGGATTACTACGGCGGTCATGAGACGTTCCCCCACCGTTTCGAGGATATGATGTATTGGGTGGATCGCTGCGATTCGGGCGATCTCGCCCGGGAGCACATCGCATCGCCCACCGGCTGGGTGCTGCTCAACTTCATCACCGACCCGCGCACCGGACTGGGTCGTTTTCACGACTACCGCGTCTCCAACTACGATCTCATGATGTCCCTGGTGGACTGGTGCCGGTCTATGGATATCGGGGAAATCCTGGCCCAGCCCGACGTGGCAGAGAGGACGAAACGCTACTTCAGCCAGGAGAAGCGCCACCAGGCAATGCTGCTCGAGAACAGCCGCCGCGAAGGCAACCTCGTCATCACGGACCTGCGGGACGTGGAGACCATCTATTCCGGCAATCGCTTCGCTGTCTACGCCTTGTTCCCCGAGTGCACGGTGTCCATGCAGGCCATGTGGGGCAGGGGGAGGCAAAATGTCGTTTTCACCGCCGGGCACAGCATAATCGCTCCGGGGTGCGGAGCGGACATCGGGCGGATAATGCAGGGCTTCGGAGGGGGAGGACACCGGCAGGTGGGAACCTGCCAGGTGGCGGCGGAAGAGGCTGAACGGGTGAAAGGAGAGTTGATCAGAGAACTGAGCGGCTGCGCCTGA
- a CDS encoding CgeB family protein, producing MRRLRILLILPLYGGSLPVGRFCRDALSRIGHVVETFEGPDFHPTYEALRNLKVGEQRAEHLQNSYLQQVVSQAVLAKVESFAPDLVLAMAQAPLSRQALKRLRRDRVATAMWFVEDFRLFTYWQAYAPFYDVFAVIQKEPFFSELRKVGQENVVYLPLAADPEFHCPMELSPPERRKWGGDVTFMGAGYPNRRAAFRRLLGHDLRIFGTEWDGDPVLEKAVQLGGRRVSSEECVKIFNASAINLNLHSSIKADRLVSGGDFVNPRTFELASCGAFQLVDQRSLLDEAFAADEVARFGDFDELRKKIDYYLRHEDERRAMAQRARERVLTEHSYEHRMADLLSFCERVLPGWPALSTDHAARDELPDELAGELAGLLDSLGLSRSVSFADLVWAVRNRQGELSPLDTAILFLDEWRKQYGLD from the coding sequence GTGAGACGGTTGCGTATTTTACTTATCCTGCCCCTGTACGGCGGCTCCCTGCCTGTGGGCCGATTCTGCCGCGATGCCCTGTCGCGCATTGGGCATGTGGTGGAAACCTTCGAGGGGCCGGATTTCCACCCAACCTACGAGGCCCTGCGCAACCTCAAGGTGGGCGAACAGCGAGCGGAGCACTTGCAGAACTCCTACCTGCAACAGGTCGTTTCCCAGGCCGTGCTGGCCAAAGTGGAGTCCTTCGCTCCCGACCTGGTGCTGGCCATGGCCCAGGCCCCGCTTTCCCGCCAAGCCCTCAAGCGGCTGCGCCGCGACCGTGTGGCCACGGCCATGTGGTTCGTGGAGGATTTCCGCCTTTTCACCTACTGGCAGGCTTACGCCCCGTTTTACGACGTATTCGCGGTCATCCAGAAGGAACCGTTTTTCTCGGAGCTTCGCAAAGTCGGCCAGGAAAACGTGGTCTACCTGCCTCTGGCCGCCGATCCCGAATTCCATTGTCCCATGGAGTTGTCGCCGCCCGAGCGCCGTAAATGGGGCGGTGATGTGACGTTCATGGGAGCGGGATACCCTAATCGCAGAGCCGCCTTTCGCCGTCTTCTGGGGCACGATCTGCGCATTTTCGGAACCGAGTGGGATGGGGATCCGGTTCTGGAGAAGGCGGTGCAGCTCGGGGGCAGACGCGTATCCTCCGAAGAATGCGTGAAGATTTTCAACGCCTCGGCCATCAACCTCAATCTCCATTCATCCATCAAGGCGGACCGCTTGGTTTCCGGCGGGGATTTCGTCAATCCGCGCACATTTGAGCTGGCTTCCTGCGGGGCTTTTCAGCTTGTGGACCAGAGAAGCCTCCTGGATGAAGCCTTCGCTGCTGACGAAGTGGCGAGGTTCGGTGATTTCGACGAGCTTCGGAAAAAAATCGATTATTACCTGCGTCATGAGGACGAACGCCGGGCAATGGCCCAACGCGCCCGGGAACGGGTACTGACCGAACACTCCTACGAACACCGCATGGCCGACTTGCTGTCGTTCTGCGAGCGTGTTCTGCCCGGCTGGCCGGCTCTATCCACTGACCACGCCGCCCGGGACGAACTGCCGGATGAACTGGCCGGGGAGCTTGCCGGTCTGCTGGACAGCCTTGGCCTTTCCCGGAGTGTCTCCTTCGCCGACTTGGTCTGGGCCGTGCGTAATCGCCAGGGCGAATTATCCCCCCTGGACACGGCCATCCTCTTTTTGGACGAATGGCGGAAGCAGTACGGCCTGGATTGA